In a single window of the Micrococcaceae bacterium Sec5.7 genome:
- a CDS encoding exonuclease SbcCD subunit D — protein sequence MRLLHTSDWHLGRSFHGIGMLEAQRSFVDQLVAYVGEKRVDVVLISGDVYDRALPGVDVVGLLDDALVRLAGAGAQVVLTSGNHDSAIRLGFASRLLERGGVHLRTRLAELDQPLVLPLGDAGSDDAPVLAIYGIPWLEPRLVAEQLGVETASHFEVTRAATERIRADLLRRGETRTVHSVVLAHTFASGGLSSDSERDLSIGGVGAVPLDLFDGFSYTALGHLHRRQSLSHEVRYSGSPLAYSFSEAKHHKGSWLIDVDASGVTAVAEVLWNAPRKLAVLRGRLQELLESEEHAWAESAYCQITLTDEQRPAQAMEKLRTRFADTLVLGFDPEGATAAAKTSYSSRLAEAEDDLSVCCGFLEHVRGRLPDEPERMALAAALDNVRLQGVSL from the coding sequence ATGAGGTTATTGCACACATCGGACTGGCATTTGGGACGCTCGTTCCACGGCATCGGCATGCTGGAGGCCCAGCGGTCATTTGTTGATCAGTTGGTCGCCTATGTTGGCGAAAAGAGGGTGGACGTCGTCCTCATCTCGGGAGACGTCTACGACCGCGCCCTGCCCGGGGTTGACGTTGTGGGTCTGCTGGATGATGCGTTGGTGCGCCTTGCCGGTGCGGGCGCGCAGGTGGTCCTGACCAGTGGCAACCATGATTCCGCCATCAGGCTGGGGTTTGCCTCACGGCTGCTGGAACGCGGCGGTGTCCACCTGCGCACCCGGCTCGCCGAACTCGACCAGCCGTTGGTCCTGCCACTGGGCGATGCGGGCTCAGATGATGCGCCGGTGCTGGCAATCTACGGGATTCCCTGGCTGGAACCGCGGCTGGTCGCTGAACAGCTCGGAGTGGAAACGGCAAGCCATTTCGAGGTGACCAGAGCCGCCACGGAACGGATCAGGGCGGACCTGCTGCGGCGGGGCGAAACCCGGACCGTGCATTCTGTGGTGCTTGCCCACACTTTTGCCAGCGGAGGCCTCAGCTCCGACAGCGAACGCGATCTGAGCATCGGGGGAGTCGGTGCCGTGCCCCTGGACCTTTTCGACGGCTTCAGCTATACCGCGCTGGGGCACCTCCACAGGCGGCAATCGTTGTCTCACGAAGTCCGTTACTCCGGCTCGCCGCTGGCATACTCGTTTTCGGAGGCAAAACACCACAAAGGCAGCTGGCTGATCGACGTCGATGCTTCAGGCGTCACCGCGGTGGCAGAAGTGTTGTGGAATGCACCACGGAAGCTCGCGGTGCTCCGGGGCAGGCTGCAGGAACTGCTGGAGTCCGAGGAACATGCCTGGGCGGAGTCTGCCTATTGCCAGATCACGCTGACGGACGAACAGCGCCCGGCGCAGGCCATGGAAAAGCTGCGCACACGCTTCGCGGACACGCTGGTTCTGGGCTTTGACCCGGAAGGTGCCACTGCTGCTGCCAAAACGAGCTACAGCAGCCGGCTGGCCGAGGCGGAAGATGACCTGTCCGTCTGCTGCGGGTTCCTTGAGCATGTCCGCGGACGTCTGCCGGATGAGCCCGAACGCATGGCGCTGGCCGCGGCTCTGGACAACGTCCGCCTGCAAGGGGTGTCACTGTGA
- a CDS encoding aquaporin: MTTPESAYHANEPHANEPHAVEPHAVEPHAGGDAAFRPGLVSRLSAEAFGALFLVIAGLGVPLFTIPQSNPLSASLAAGLAVTAAMLAFAYISGGHFNPAITVGNAIAGRIRLSEAAAYIGAQLVGAAVGALTLFGILRTVPKIEDTRAAFDTVTAGFGEHSIIQAPLAGVLLVEVIGAALLVAVFLGTTARRNVHKAAAPFAVGLTFAVLLQLGQAIGNTPFNPARATASALFSNIWSLQELWLFWVAPLVGAAIAGLVFRGFSESPAVAPLGTEPTDDNDFDAPDDDAPAAAASDAGDRADVADDHEFSNDAVSHDGASHDGASREGVSGGGVTRDEARDFFDEKRGQ, from the coding sequence ATGACCACGCCTGAGTCCGCATACCACGCCAACGAGCCGCACGCCAACGAGCCGCACGCCGTTGAGCCGCACGCCGTTGAGCCGCACGCCGGCGGCGATGCCGCCTTCCGGCCCGGCCTTGTATCCAGGCTGTCGGCCGAAGCATTCGGGGCCCTGTTCCTGGTGATCGCGGGTCTGGGCGTGCCGCTGTTCACCATCCCGCAGTCCAACCCGCTTTCCGCGTCGCTTGCTGCGGGACTCGCCGTGACAGCGGCCATGCTGGCGTTTGCCTACATCTCCGGCGGTCACTTTAATCCCGCGATCACAGTGGGTAACGCCATCGCAGGACGCATCCGGCTTTCCGAGGCTGCCGCCTACATCGGCGCCCAGCTGGTGGGCGCGGCGGTCGGTGCGCTGACCCTGTTCGGCATCCTGCGGACAGTCCCCAAGATCGAGGACACCCGGGCCGCCTTTGACACCGTCACCGCCGGGTTCGGCGAACACTCCATCATCCAGGCCCCGCTGGCCGGTGTGCTGCTCGTGGAAGTCATCGGAGCCGCGCTCCTGGTTGCCGTATTCCTTGGCACCACCGCCCGCCGTAACGTCCACAAGGCCGCTGCCCCGTTCGCCGTGGGTCTCACGTTCGCCGTGCTGCTTCAGCTCGGCCAGGCCATCGGCAACACCCCGTTCAACCCGGCCCGGGCAACGGCCTCGGCGCTGTTCAGCAATATCTGGTCGCTTCAGGAGCTGTGGCTGTTCTGGGTGGCTCCGCTGGTGGGCGCCGCCATCGCAGGTCTGGTTTTCCGCGGTTTCTCCGAGAGCCCGGCCGTTGCACCTCTCGGTACTGAGCCCACCGACGACAACGACTTTGACGCGCCCGACGACGACGCCCCCGCCGCGGCAGCCTCCGACGCCGGTGATCGCGCGGATGTTGCCGATGACCATGAGTTCAGCAACGATGCCGTCAGCCATGACGGGGCCAGCCATGACGGGGCCAGCCGTGAAGGGGTCAGCGGTGGCGGGGTCACTCGCGACGAGGCACGGGACTTCTTCGACGAAAAACGCGGCCAGTAG
- a CDS encoding DUF202 domain-containing protein: MTENAARDSGLQPERTVLAWRRTVLALLAVDLFIWRSWLVSGPLPAPDFRGICALTAAAATVVLSGCLLARSRQLRAGTGAPPSFLLNLAAAAVVTLGLTTVAASTLGR; encoded by the coding sequence TTGACGGAGAACGCCGCGCGGGACAGCGGACTCCAGCCGGAGCGTACGGTGCTGGCCTGGCGGCGCACAGTGCTGGCACTTCTCGCGGTGGACCTGTTCATCTGGCGGAGCTGGCTTGTCTCCGGGCCGCTGCCGGCGCCGGACTTCCGGGGCATCTGCGCGCTGACGGCGGCGGCTGCCACAGTGGTGCTCAGCGGCTGCCTGTTGGCGAGGTCCAGGCAGCTCCGGGCAGGTACCGGTGCGCCGCCGTCGTTTCTCCTGAATCTGGCGGCGGCAGCCGTTGTTACGCTTGGCCTGACTACGGTCGCAGCCAGCACCCTGGGCCGCTAA
- a CDS encoding DUF202 domain-containing protein produces the protein MREPAWRKTGKTPDYRFSLANERTFLAWIRTSLALLAGAVAIDQFAPNIAPAPVRIALCVFLALIGAGLAALTYRRWGRMEAAMRQDRELPFSWLMLVMTIVVALAAFTFGVLILVAR, from the coding sequence ATGCGGGAACCTGCGTGGCGAAAAACCGGCAAGACGCCGGACTACAGGTTCTCGCTGGCCAATGAGCGCACGTTCCTGGCCTGGATCCGGACGTCGCTGGCGCTGCTGGCAGGCGCTGTGGCAATCGACCAGTTCGCCCCGAACATCGCACCCGCTCCGGTCCGCATTGCGCTGTGTGTTTTCCTGGCACTGATCGGCGCCGGCCTCGCTGCGCTTACCTATCGGCGCTGGGGCCGCATGGAAGCCGCCATGCGCCAGGACCGGGAGCTGCCTTTCTCCTGGCTCATGTTGGTCATGACCATCGTCGTGGCGCTCGCCGCGTTCACGTTCGGCGTGCTCATCCTGGTGGCCCGTTGA
- a CDS encoding ADP-ribosylglycohydrolase family protein: MSINTGPAAVPSPESRIHGCLLGGALGDSLGYAVEFDSIATIRARFGPAGLQDFSALDGGSHFSDDTQMTLYTVDGLVEALEWANSGVGADANACLWLAYLRWLGTQGVPVPSSAPVPQPRWIDAQEVLRHRRAPGNACLTGLATGEMGTVYRPVNPDSKGCGTVMRSAPFGLIPHLGADTLYKLSSDAASLTHGHPSARQSAGAFTLLIHHLVAGATLREAAGSVLAHVQRDPQAVPELIERLESAVRLADGAGAAAGANGVLSPEELVQELGEGWVAEEAFAVALYAVLATAQGASGDGDPAHHFKAAIALAVNHSGDSDSTGSIAGNVLGAYYGEECLPAAWLEALEAPDVIRGMADQLVGVTTA, translated from the coding sequence ATGAGCATTAACACCGGCCCTGCCGCCGTTCCATCACCGGAGTCCCGCATCCACGGCTGCCTGCTGGGCGGTGCCCTGGGCGATTCCCTTGGTTATGCCGTGGAGTTTGATTCCATCGCCACGATCCGCGCACGGTTCGGCCCCGCAGGACTTCAGGATTTTTCAGCGCTCGACGGCGGCAGCCACTTCTCTGACGACACCCAGATGACGCTGTACACCGTTGACGGACTGGTGGAGGCACTCGAGTGGGCGAATTCAGGTGTAGGCGCGGATGCGAATGCCTGCCTCTGGCTCGCGTATCTGCGCTGGCTCGGCACGCAGGGGGTTCCGGTACCGTCTTCCGCCCCGGTCCCCCAGCCGCGGTGGATCGATGCCCAGGAGGTGCTGCGGCATCGCCGTGCACCTGGAAATGCCTGCCTCACAGGGCTCGCCACCGGTGAAATGGGGACGGTGTACCGCCCTGTCAATCCGGATTCGAAGGGCTGCGGAACAGTGATGCGCTCGGCCCCATTCGGCCTCATTCCCCATCTCGGCGCCGACACACTGTACAAACTGAGCTCCGACGCGGCGTCACTGACTCACGGCCACCCTTCAGCCAGGCAAAGCGCCGGTGCGTTCACCCTGCTGATCCACCATCTGGTTGCCGGTGCAACGCTCCGGGAAGCTGCCGGGTCCGTTCTGGCGCACGTCCAGAGGGACCCGCAGGCTGTACCGGAGCTCATCGAACGGCTCGAGTCGGCGGTTCGCCTCGCTGATGGGGCGGGAGCCGCGGCCGGGGCCAACGGCGTGCTCAGCCCCGAGGAGCTGGTGCAGGAACTGGGGGAGGGATGGGTAGCAGAGGAGGCGTTCGCCGTCGCTCTCTACGCAGTACTGGCCACGGCACAGGGCGCCTCGGGAGACGGGGACCCGGCGCATCACTTCAAGGCTGCCATTGCACTGGCAGTCAACCACAGCGGGGACAGCGATTCCACCGGGTCCATTGCGGGCAACGTCCTGGGGGCTTACTACGGCGAGGAATGCCTGCCCGCAGCCTGGCTGGAAGCCCTCGAGGCACCGGATGTAATCCGCGGAATGGCAGACCAGCTTGTGGGCGTTACGACTGCCTGA
- a CDS encoding DUF4395 domain-containing protein yields the protein MSKPRGLQSPEALASARPDGASASTAPGTAPGTASASARPGAGVDWRAVFAFPNPVNEYAARITAGLVVLVALATLLTGSGWGLAVIAVGFWLRVLFGPRISPLALLSVKVLAPRLGRAKLVPGPPKRFAQGIGAVLSTAATMLLAAGIAPAAWILLAVLIVAASLESFAGFCLGCKVFGVLQSRGLIPEGVCEACNNVTLRQS from the coding sequence ATGAGCAAACCGCGCGGACTTCAGAGCCCCGAAGCACTGGCCAGTGCACGGCCCGACGGTGCATCGGCGAGCACAGCGCCCGGCACAGCGCCCGGCACTGCGTCGGCAAGCGCACGTCCCGGGGCCGGCGTGGATTGGCGTGCGGTTTTTGCTTTCCCCAACCCTGTTAACGAATACGCGGCCAGGATCACCGCCGGCCTCGTGGTGCTGGTGGCTCTCGCCACACTGCTGACGGGTTCCGGTTGGGGCCTTGCCGTGATCGCCGTGGGCTTCTGGCTGCGTGTGCTGTTCGGCCCCAGAATCTCGCCGCTGGCGTTGCTTTCCGTCAAGGTACTGGCGCCCCGGCTGGGACGTGCCAAGCTGGTGCCCGGCCCGCCCAAGCGCTTTGCCCAGGGAATAGGTGCCGTACTCTCCACCGCGGCCACCATGCTCCTCGCAGCCGGTATTGCGCCGGCAGCCTGGATCCTGCTTGCCGTGCTGATCGTTGCCGCCTCGCTGGAGTCCTTCGCCGGATTCTGCCTGGGCTGCAAGGTATTCGGTGTACTTCAGAGCCGCGGCCTGATTCCGGAAGGTGTCTGCGAAGCCTGCAACAACGTTACGCTCAGGCAGTCGTAA
- a CDS encoding exonuclease domain-containing protein: MGLDFTAIDFETANGFRGSPCAVGLTKVRGGAVVEEASWLMRPPENHDRFDHHNVRIHGITPEDVAGLPRFGELFPEIGAFIGGDVLAAHNAAFDLGVIRSGLEVSGLPGPAYDYVCTVMLSRRCYSLVSNSLPFAAEEAGVPLLNHHDAAEDARACAGILIDIAARNGANSIVELFLSLGLAIPHQHAFDPLYDALSKATLTAVAALTGNSADLVSPFQSGWPEEGANPTSNSDAEPGHPLFGQTVVFTGQLAMPRPEAKIRSAELGARPESRVTARTSVLVVGDGFVAADLRSGRLTGKARRVLELHERGQLIEVISEGEFLQMVGGASGHAAVAQGAKIHMAQ; encoded by the coding sequence GTGGGTTTGGACTTTACGGCTATCGACTTCGAGACAGCCAATGGCTTCCGTGGTTCACCCTGCGCTGTTGGCCTCACCAAAGTCCGTGGCGGTGCGGTGGTGGAGGAAGCATCCTGGCTCATGCGTCCGCCGGAAAACCACGACCGCTTTGACCACCACAACGTCCGGATCCATGGCATCACGCCGGAGGATGTGGCAGGACTTCCGCGCTTCGGGGAGTTGTTTCCCGAAATCGGAGCCTTTATCGGCGGCGACGTCCTGGCGGCGCACAACGCTGCCTTTGACCTGGGGGTCATCCGTTCCGGACTGGAAGTCTCCGGATTGCCCGGTCCGGCCTATGACTACGTCTGCACCGTGATGCTTTCCCGGCGCTGCTACTCCCTGGTGTCCAACTCGCTTCCGTTCGCTGCGGAGGAAGCCGGCGTTCCGCTGCTCAACCACCACGACGCCGCCGAAGATGCACGAGCGTGCGCCGGGATCCTGATCGACATCGCGGCCAGGAACGGCGCCAACAGCATTGTCGAACTGTTTTTGTCATTGGGCCTGGCCATCCCGCACCAGCACGCTTTTGATCCTTTGTATGACGCGCTCTCCAAAGCCACGCTGACGGCCGTGGCTGCTTTGACCGGGAACAGCGCCGACCTCGTCAGTCCCTTCCAGAGCGGCTGGCCGGAGGAAGGCGCCAACCCCACTTCCAATTCCGACGCCGAGCCAGGACATCCGCTGTTCGGCCAGACAGTGGTTTTCACCGGCCAACTGGCAATGCCGCGCCCCGAAGCCAAGATCCGCTCGGCAGAGCTTGGTGCAAGGCCGGAAAGCCGCGTGACTGCCCGTACCAGTGTGCTGGTGGTGGGCGACGGCTTTGTTGCTGCCGATCTCCGTTCCGGCCGGCTGACGGGCAAGGCCAGGCGTGTACTGGAACTTCATGAGCGCGGACAGCTGATCGAGGTCATTTCCGAAGGCGAGTTCCTGCAGATGGTGGGCGGTGCGTCCGGTCACGCCGCAGTTGCGCAGGGCGCCAAAATTCACATGGCGCAATAA
- a CDS encoding VTT domain-containing protein encodes MNNLAVTMLGGAGPVQPQLASFLPDWLNPQIFLADPALAPWVVLLVCGIIFAETGLLVGFFLPGDSMLFTAGLLVATDTIKFNIWLFAILIIVAAIVGNQAGYLIGSKAGPAIFNKPNSRLFKRENVDNAHAFFEKHGGKALILARFVPIIRTFVPVIVGVAQMDKRKFFLYNAIGAVLWGGGVTLLGYLLGDKVPWVRDNLDIIFILIVLLSVIPIGIEVIRGFAAKRQAAASGTDPVDEFIAEPAAETERKTNPER; translated from the coding sequence ATGAACAACCTTGCCGTGACCATGCTCGGCGGCGCCGGACCGGTGCAGCCACAGCTGGCCTCGTTCCTGCCCGACTGGCTGAACCCACAGATCTTCCTCGCCGACCCGGCACTCGCGCCCTGGGTGGTCCTGTTGGTCTGCGGCATCATCTTTGCCGAAACGGGCTTGCTGGTGGGCTTCTTCCTGCCAGGGGATTCCATGCTGTTTACGGCCGGGCTCCTCGTGGCCACGGACACCATCAAGTTCAATATCTGGCTCTTCGCGATCCTGATCATCGTGGCCGCCATTGTGGGCAACCAGGCCGGTTACCTCATTGGATCGAAGGCCGGGCCGGCCATCTTCAACAAGCCCAATTCCCGCCTCTTCAAGCGCGAGAATGTGGATAACGCCCACGCGTTCTTCGAAAAGCACGGCGGCAAAGCCCTGATCCTGGCCCGCTTTGTCCCCATCATCAGGACGTTTGTCCCCGTTATCGTGGGCGTGGCCCAGATGGATAAGCGGAAGTTCTTCCTCTACAACGCGATCGGCGCCGTGCTCTGGGGCGGCGGCGTCACCCTGCTCGGATACCTGCTGGGCGACAAAGTGCCGTGGGTCCGGGACAACCTGGACATCATTTTCATTCTCATTGTGCTGCTATCCGTCATTCCGATCGGCATTGAAGTCATCCGCGGGTTCGCGGCCAAGCGCCAGGCTGCCGCCAGCGGGACGGATCCCGTGGACGAGTTCATCGCAGAGCCCGCCGCTGAAACCGAACGTAAAACGAATCCCGAGCGCTGA
- a CDS encoding non-canonical purine NTP pyrophosphatase, with translation MTAASPVPRLVLATHNQGKLRELRELLRGQVPGLDVDTQVVDAAAAGAPDVAETGVTFAENSLLKARAVAEATGLVAIADDSGLSVDVLGGAPGIFSARWSGRHGDDAANLQLLLAQLSDVPDGHRGAAFVCAAALAVPGSTDAADSTDAGDPAGAADSAGAIAGREVVEYGQLEGTLLREPRGAGGFGYDPVLQPLGLNRSCAELSSGEKNAISHRGKAFRALLPAIVEALAQR, from the coding sequence GTGACAGCAGCCAGCCCGGTGCCGCGGCTGGTTCTTGCGACCCACAACCAGGGCAAGTTGCGGGAACTGCGCGAGCTCCTGCGTGGCCAGGTTCCCGGGCTCGACGTCGATACCCAGGTGGTTGACGCCGCCGCAGCAGGGGCACCGGATGTCGCCGAGACCGGAGTGACGTTCGCCGAGAACTCACTGCTTAAGGCACGCGCCGTGGCGGAAGCCACCGGTCTGGTGGCGATCGCCGATGATTCCGGCTTGTCGGTGGATGTGCTTGGCGGTGCACCGGGAATCTTTTCGGCCCGCTGGTCCGGCCGGCACGGAGACGACGCCGCCAATCTGCAGCTTCTGCTCGCTCAGCTTTCCGACGTCCCGGACGGGCACCGCGGAGCCGCGTTTGTATGCGCGGCAGCGCTCGCTGTTCCGGGCTCCACGGATGCTGCGGATTCCACGGATGCCGGGGATCCCGCGGGTGCTGCGGATTCCGCGGGGGCCATCGCGGGCCGTGAGGTGGTGGAGTACGGCCAGCTGGAAGGCACCCTGCTGCGTGAACCCCGCGGCGCCGGGGGATTCGGCTACGATCCGGTGCTGCAGCCTCTGGGCCTGAACCGAAGCTGCGCGGAACTGAGCTCCGGGGAGAAGAATGCCATCAGCCACCGCGGCAAGGCGTTTCGCGCGCTGCTGCCGGCAATTGTCGAGGCGCTTGCACAGCGCTGA
- the rph gene encoding ribonuclease PH, with amino-acid sequence MTSETTAAPVIRADGRTPDQLRPISITRGWSKQAEGSALIEFGNTRVLCTASLTAGVPRWLKGEGRGWVTAEYAMLPRATNTRSDRESVKGKIGGRTHEISRLIGRSLRSIIDTKALGENTIVLDCDVLQADGGTRTAAITGAYVALAEAIRFARENKLISKNAQPLIDTIAAVSVGIIDGIPMLDLPYVEDVRAETDMNVVVTGSGKFVEVQGTAEGAPFDRDELNKLLDLALLGTGLLAVIQRETLAEAP; translated from the coding sequence ATGACTTCTGAAACAACCGCAGCCCCCGTCATCCGTGCCGACGGACGCACCCCCGATCAGCTCCGCCCCATCAGCATCACCCGCGGCTGGTCCAAGCAGGCTGAAGGTTCCGCCCTCATAGAGTTCGGAAACACCCGGGTCCTGTGCACGGCCTCTCTGACTGCCGGCGTGCCGCGCTGGCTCAAGGGCGAAGGCCGCGGCTGGGTCACCGCAGAGTACGCCATGCTGCCCCGGGCCACCAACACCCGCTCCGACCGTGAGTCCGTCAAGGGCAAGATCGGCGGCCGCACCCATGAGATCTCCCGCCTGATCGGCCGCTCACTGCGGTCCATCATCGACACCAAGGCGCTCGGCGAGAACACGATTGTGCTGGACTGCGACGTCCTCCAGGCCGACGGCGGCACCCGCACCGCTGCGATCACCGGCGCCTACGTGGCGCTCGCCGAGGCCATCCGCTTCGCTCGCGAGAACAAACTGATTTCCAAGAACGCGCAGCCGCTGATCGATACGATCGCCGCCGTTTCCGTGGGCATCATCGACGGCATTCCCATGCTCGACCTGCCCTATGTCGAGGACGTCCGGGCGGAAACCGACATGAACGTCGTGGTGACCGGCTCCGGTAAGTTTGTGGAGGTACAGGGCACCGCGGAAGGCGCCCCCTTTGATCGAGACGAGCTGAACAAGCTGCTGGACCTGGCTCTGCTGGGGACGGGCCTGCTTGCGGTCATCCAGCGCGAAACCCTGGCGGAAGCCCCGTGA
- a CDS encoding MBL fold metallo-hydrolase, which yields MKLTIVGCTGSFPGPGSPASCYLLTAHDGERTWKIVMDLGSGALGAIQRYTDLEDIDAIFLTHLHPDHCMDLCGLHVAVRWKPGGWGRGRIPVWGPAATADRMATAYGLELDPGMHEEFDFTNWAERQSVTMGPFTLTPFAVNHPVEEAYALRVEVTEPDKNGAAVRRILTYSGDTDSCAGLEEAAKDADLFLCEAAFEEGRDDDIKDVHLTGKRAGEAAAAAGARRLLLTHIPVWTSQTKVMAEARPVFGGDVAVAVAGVHYTV from the coding sequence GTGAAGCTGACGATTGTAGGTTGCACCGGATCCTTCCCGGGCCCCGGATCACCGGCGTCGTGCTATCTCCTGACCGCCCATGACGGTGAACGCACCTGGAAAATTGTGATGGACCTGGGCAGCGGTGCCCTCGGCGCCATCCAGCGCTATACGGACCTGGAAGACATCGACGCCATATTCCTGACCCACCTTCACCCCGACCACTGCATGGACCTGTGCGGCCTTCATGTTGCCGTGCGCTGGAAGCCGGGCGGCTGGGGACGCGGCCGGATCCCCGTGTGGGGCCCTGCTGCCACTGCGGACCGGATGGCCACGGCGTACGGGCTGGAGCTCGACCCCGGCATGCACGAGGAATTCGACTTCACCAACTGGGCAGAGCGCCAGTCCGTCACCATGGGCCCGTTCACCCTGACGCCGTTCGCCGTGAACCATCCGGTGGAGGAGGCCTACGCCCTGCGGGTGGAGGTCACCGAGCCGGACAAGAACGGCGCAGCCGTCAGACGGATCCTGACGTACTCCGGGGACACCGATTCCTGCGCCGGCCTGGAAGAGGCAGCCAAGGACGCTGACCTGTTCCTGTGTGAAGCCGCGTTCGAGGAGGGCCGCGACGACGACATCAAGGATGTCCACCTCACCGGCAAGAGGGCGGGGGAGGCCGCTGCTGCTGCAGGTGCCCGCCGGCTCCTCCTGACCCACATCCCGGTGTGGACCTCGCAGACCAAAGTCATGGCCGAGGCCCGGCCTGTGTTTGGCGGCGACGTTGCCGTTGCCGTGGCGGGTGTGCACTACACCGTCTGA
- the murI gene encoding glutamate racemase — MAPPTWKTYPRIIMTSASSMDPSAGAAPESPASSTASGTMGSRPIGVFDSGVGGLTVARSIIDQLPNECILYVGDTAHGPYGPLPIAEVRANALGVMDELVDSGVKLLTIACNSASAAVLRDARERYTARYGIPVIEVIQPAVRRAVAATRSGRVGVIGTSATVGSRAYEDTFAAAPDLEITSVACPEFVSYVEAGITTGPELLARAEEYLAPLKAAGVDTLVLGCTHYPLLTGVISFVMGDAVTLVSSAEETAKDVYRALATGNLQRTSASAPEHHFIATGDAGQFEALARRFLGPEVLSVRHVDHVAAQYPTGSLARITPEMIAAAQAASDRPRISNFVAGIPAGGSGL, encoded by the coding sequence ATGGCCCCACCAACATGGAAGACCTATCCTCGAATAATCATGACTTCAGCATCGAGCATGGATCCGTCAGCGGGAGCTGCACCGGAGTCCCCAGCCAGCAGCACCGCCAGCGGCACCATGGGATCGCGGCCGATCGGCGTCTTCGATTCGGGCGTGGGCGGGCTGACTGTGGCACGGTCCATCATCGACCAGTTGCCCAATGAGTGCATTCTCTATGTCGGGGACACCGCCCACGGGCCGTACGGTCCGCTGCCTATCGCCGAGGTGCGAGCCAACGCCCTGGGCGTGATGGACGAGCTGGTGGACTCCGGCGTCAAACTGCTCACCATAGCCTGCAACTCGGCGTCGGCCGCTGTCCTCCGTGACGCGCGCGAGCGGTACACTGCCCGCTACGGGATCCCCGTCATTGAAGTGATCCAGCCTGCCGTGAGGCGGGCCGTTGCGGCAACCCGCTCCGGCCGGGTAGGGGTCATAGGGACATCGGCCACGGTGGGTTCACGCGCCTATGAGGACACCTTTGCCGCCGCGCCTGACCTGGAGATCACTTCGGTGGCCTGCCCGGAGTTCGTCAGCTATGTGGAGGCCGGCATCACCACCGGGCCCGAACTCCTGGCCCGGGCGGAGGAGTATCTGGCACCGTTGAAGGCTGCCGGAGTGGATACCCTGGTTCTCGGCTGCACGCACTACCCGCTGCTTACGGGCGTCATTTCCTTCGTGATGGGCGATGCCGTGACCCTGGTTTCCAGTGCGGAGGAGACGGCAAAGGACGTCTACCGCGCCCTGGCCACCGGCAATCTGCAACGGACCTCGGCTTCCGCACCCGAGCACCATTTCATCGCCACGGGCGATGCCGGCCAGTTCGAAGCACTTGCAAGGCGGTTCCTTGGCCCGGAAGTCCTCAGCGTCCGCCACGTGGACCACGTGGCCGCGCAGTACCCCACCGGAAGCCTCGCGCGGATTACGCCGGAGATGATCGCCGCAGCCCAGGCGGCATCGGACCGGCCGCGGATTTCCAATTTTGTGGCCGGAATCCCCGCGGGAGGTTCTGGCCTGTGA
- a CDS encoding DUF2017 domain-containing protein produces MAKAFKYGLKGITGFLEPTERGLLRSLIDDVISMLQPEERANQDPLAALIGLDMDVREPSDRALHRLLPNVMKNDDAASLEFRQLTERSLRESKIGALRAAALDLDKDELVLSPTDARHWSMALNDVRLVLAERLDIRDDADAEHVHLMQDWSQAEDVESYLALVYNFTTWLQESLVQAMLQSMDSRS; encoded by the coding sequence GTGGCTAAGGCATTCAAATACGGGCTCAAGGGCATCACCGGTTTCCTGGAACCGACCGAACGCGGGCTGCTGCGCAGCCTCATCGACGACGTCATCTCCATGCTCCAGCCGGAGGAACGCGCCAACCAGGATCCGCTGGCAGCCCTGATCGGCCTGGACATGGACGTCCGGGAACCCTCGGACCGTGCACTTCACCGGCTGCTGCCGAATGTCATGAAGAACGACGACGCCGCGTCCCTGGAGTTCCGCCAGCTCACCGAACGCTCACTGCGCGAAAGCAAGATCGGCGCACTGCGGGCGGCCGCCCTGGACCTGGACAAGGACGAACTCGTCCTGAGTCCCACTGATGCGAGGCACTGGTCCATGGCGCTCAACGACGTCCGCCTGGTCCTGGCCGAGCGCCTTGACATCCGGGATGATGCGGACGCCGAACACGTACACCTGATGCAGGACTGGTCACAGGCAGAGGACGTGGAAAGCTACCTGGCGCTGGTATACAACTTCACCACCTGGCTTCAGGAATCACTGGTCCAGGCCATGCTGCAGTCCATGGATTCGCGGTCCTGA